From the Lactuca sativa cultivar Salinas chromosome 9, Lsat_Salinas_v11, whole genome shotgun sequence genome, the window CGCGTTACTAATAGGGATGAAGAATGACACTGAAAGAGTCGAGGTAATCCCCGTAGTTTCCGCTGAATCCACCAAAGCTACCCTTAGCGACTGGCAGCGAGAAACTAGTCCCCTGGGTTGTGCCATATGGCCCATACTTCTTTTTGTTGGTTAGGAAAGACAATGACGTAATCACAGTGTAGCCGGCATATACTCCCACAGTTCCGCTAATCCCGATGAGGTTCTCATCATCAGCAAATGTAAACTGAAGATATACCCAAATAGATGATAAATGATGTATGATAAAACTAGAATATAAGTGCAGTACATGTTTAGGTAACAGATGTAATGAAAGCCCACTATACCGTATGAGGtgaaccaccatcaccaccatatgtttcagaatggtgttTGACATTATCACGATCCTTGTAAGTGAACCTGATTGAATCTACACACCCTGAGGCACTGATACGGATCTCGCAAATCCTGCCCTCAGGGATGAATGTCCAGGGATTAACTCCACCCTTACCTCCCCACGGTCCAACCTGTACGCCATTGCCTGCCTGCATATAGGGGTGaaataaaatatataactaagaagtgGACATATCTTAGCAATCAACAGATGAAATACACCAGGTTAACCATAAACCCAGCATTTCCAAATATATATGGTGAAAGAGTATACCATGTTTGATCTGAATGTATTCTCAAAGGAAAAGATGAAACTCGTGGAAAGTAATAAGTTATACATTTAGCCCCATTAAGAGAAGGACTATTTATAGACCTGATCAGGTAGGGTTTTTAAAGTATAATGGATTCAGATAAGATGTCCGGTCTTCCTGTAATGAAAACATAAAAGTTTATATTGATTTACTATGATTGGGTAAATGTAATTCTTTAGTAAAAGATGTCGGTAGAATATGTTAGGGTGTAGTAACTTAAGGATGAATAGTAGTTTCACATGTGTCAATGTACGGTATCAATTTTTAGAGCACATGCTTGTTAGGTAGTAATTCAATAAGATGACAATAGATGCTTCAGTCATCAGTTTTCAAAGGCTTCCATCACAGACATTTATTCTAACAACCAAGCTTTTGAACACAAGTTTGGAGGTTTTTGAGCACATGTGGGTGATCTTTCTATTTCAATTTTGTACCAATCGTTTTTTCTGCATTTCTAGTTTGAGCAGCAAATTGTGTCCCTCTTCTTGTACTTTGAAATCTACAAGTAACTTGTTCTGAAACCCACCCATTTAATTATCATATCTTGTCGTGTCAACAAGTGTATTTTTGTGCTGTGTTCATGTCGGATTTACAGTTTAGGGTTTAGACGTTTAAATATGTCGATAGATTGAAGGAGTAGGAGTTAGAGACGTTGAAAAGTAAATGTGAAAAATAGGAAGACTAGTAGTTTGGGGGTATTGGGATGAATATCACGATAAGTTTAGAGGAGGAAAGTCACATTGAAATGGAAATGGGTGAGTAAGATTGTGGAGTATAACATGTTAATGAAAAAGTGAAAAACTAAAAGTAAGTATCAGCGGGACGGCTAATTAGTATATGATGTTAATTAAAAAGTGAAAAACTAAAAGTAAATATTGACTGGAACGGTTAATTAGTAGCTTCCAAATTATAAAACGAGTACACAGAAGAAAAAGTTATGAATAACAGAGAAGTTATAACTCCTAATTTGAGGCAACGTGTGGATCTGTAACGTATTAGTAAATCTAGGGAtgatttatgtgtgtgtgaaagGTTGTTATTTCCTTTTGTGAATCAGTTGAAAAGGTTGTATTAAACCTTATGATGGTAAGGAGTCATACAAAAGGGATCGAAGAGTCATATGGATACGTGAGAGTATAACAATCTCTTGTTAAGAGCTTAATGCAAGTATTGAATTGAGTAAGGAACTTAATGATCAAGTGACTGATGAAATATGTGATATGAAACTTCAAGGACGTGTGACTCCTTGATGTGAGGGACTAGTGTATAATTACATCTCGTTAATGTACTAGTTATAGACCTGAGGTGCAAGGATATGAAACTTTTAGAAGCTGACTAGGTGATCAACGAATAGATATAATGGTACACTTCCAAATTCTCATATAGAGAAGGTAATAAGAAGAATAACGAAATTGGTTTGGTAAAACTTGTGAATCGGGAAATAGAATGGTAAAGTCAGAACTACATGATAATCATTTGCATGCAATGTTATGGCTCGCATATCACTACACACACATATCACTCGTTGTGATTTGAAAAAAACATGATGTTGTTCGAAATTGGAGTATGAGATGGGAAATTCTAGTTGGGTATGTTGGAATACTAACGGTGTGTGAATAAAGACCTTTAGGTATCATGTTTACGAACATTATGCAATTATTAGACAAaggatgtatttggatttgataGTTATGGTTAGTTGTGGAGTGATCATGTTTGATACTTCATTAAAGAAGTTAGAAGGAAGCCTGGTAAGTGGTTGCCCAATTACCGATAAAATTAGAATACCTTAGTTGAAGCATGATGGGAAAGGGATATGGTAATGGGATGCGTAAAAGATTCCAATGGTGAATCTGATTAGGGGCAAAAGAAAATCTGCTACAATTTGGTCCAGTGTTCTTAGTTTAGTTAACACGAGTATGAATTCAACTTCTTCAGCCGGTTGTGTGAAAATTAGAATTCTTAAAGGTGTTTGTGTCAAGTGGCACAAAAGGTCTGGGCATACTCCATCATGTTTTCACCCATAACCATGACTGAAAATTTCGAAATATGTTTGTGAGGTTGATTGAAGCAATTGATGAGACAAGGTTGGATGATGTTATAAGTACTACCACAATTGACTAAAACGGTAACGGTTTAGTTTTTAGAGAGAGGAAAACCCAAAAAAACGTTGTGGTGGAAAATGTAAGGAATTGATTTTTGGCGTAGTTGAGGTTCTCGGTAGTCGGTATGGGTTCAAGGAGATGGTCTTCGTCGAAGTGATCTGCATTGTCAACGACGAGCATGAACTGTGGGAGGTTACACTTGTCGCACAATGTTTTTTTTTACTGATTCAGGGGATAAGAAGGAGAATCGACGAGGATGTTTTGGTGTGGGTAAGACGGTCAGCATGGGTTAGGAAGTGGTAGTTGTTGGTGATGATGGTGTGATACTGGTTGCTGGTAAATTCTTGGGATATGTTATAGTAGATGAAGAACATGAGTTTAGAAAGTGTGGTTTTGCAAATCCGAGTTTATCTTCCAAGAGTTTGACTAACCCATATGCTTGATGAAGGGAAGTGGGGTGATGAAGTGCTAACTCGTTCTGAATGTTAGGAATATAGAATTCAACACAGAGAGTTGAGAGGAAGCAATTTAGAAGGGAATTGGTATCGTGACCTGAGAGGATGCAATTGCTGACTTTTTCGAACTCTAATTGATAGGCCGAAACAATGGTCAGTTGCCGAAGTTTGAAGTGGACGACTTGGTAGTTCTCTTATGTGGAAGATCCGAGCGGAGTTCCAAGGCTCGGGAGAACTCCGTCCACGTGCACAATAGGTGGATGTTTGCTAGATGCTTGTACCGACTCTAGGCATCTACGGCGAAGTAAAAGATAACAATGGTAACTCGTTGAGCTTGTGCGAtggtatagtaatcaaagtaggtTACCATAGAAGTTGGATAGGGAAATTTTGGtggtcggaggtggttcggtggtggtggtggtggtgatttttgttgttgttgttgtaaggATGTTGACAAGTTGATCCAACTTGGTGGCGGTAGTGATGGAGAGACGGATAAGGGTTACCATTTGGTCTTGGAGGGTTGAGTTAGGGTTGTTAGAGGAGGAGCACGATTAGCTTTCAGGAGGCATTGAAATGAGAATGAAAGCACCAGTTGATAGCAAGCCAATTTGAGATGGTGAATCTCCCAAGAGAAGTAAGAACAAGAAACTTGGGGCAGTTTTCTGCTTACTTTAACCAAATGTAGGGTACAATTTACCGAAATGTGAAAGATATCATTCTAGCTAAATTAAGGAAACATACATGCAGGAACAATCGTTAGCTCGTAACTTAATGCAATTAGCTTTTACCGGAAAAGTGGAAGTAGGCCAAGCCTTCAAGTATGTGGACAGGGGTGGATGCTTTAAGGGGCCAGGAGGGGCCATGGCCCCTCCGTTTTTTAGCTTTCCAACTCCAATACTCAAGGAGTATGAATGTAGAAGCGGATCTCTTAGGGCTGATGCGGTTGTGTCCTCCCTGTTGTGTGGGACATATATGTGATGATTGACGAGACCAAGTAGGGCCTTCGAAGAATACATGCAAAACGTTCCCGTTATCCATTCAATGCCCTTATTCATACTCAAACCTTCTTGCTTCAACGATTCTTCGAGTGACTAATTACCGGTGGCAGAATTGTTGACTCCTACATTGCTAAATTGCTCATGTTTTATGGAAATCTACCCAAATTAATCTGTATGTTTCTTTCTCCGTCTCcattttagttattttctttTCCAAAATTGCTATATATTTGTAGTTAGAGTTCAATtattagggttttgcaacccAATTTTGATACaaattcattttcatttttcaatgttAACATCAATTTTGGCTTTGAAATCAGATTTCATACTCATAACATGTAGATTTGAATATGTATATGAATGAGTATTTTGAGATTCAATAATCAAAATTATCAACAATAAAACCAGGGTCATCGCTCCTACTCTTTTCCCGGTTGAAAAGTTGAAAAGGTTGGCTATTGATCTTTTGAGGTAaatgtattatattttttttttatttctcttaGTTTTTTGGAATCTGATTCATATTGGTATGGCAGCATCATATTTTGTTAGTTTAAGCAAAATATTTGATTAAAGGATTAAAATCCTTTAAGGCTTTTGTAGGATGTAATACTTTGAGCTAAATATCTGATTACATGATTAAAAGATTAGAATCCTTTAAGACCTTTGCAGGCTGTTCTACTTTAAATTAATGACAGTTCATGATCATTGCATTTTTTTTATTACAGGGTTAAATGTGTCTTTTTAGTTACTAGATGAATAATGAGCTCATAAGTCCAATTCAATTAAATAGTTGTGTTTGGTTTATTTAGATCCATCATTTGGGCATTCTATATGCTTTATTTCACATATGAATATCTTGAAAGTAGCTAATAAATAGGTTTGATGCTTGGAGATTCTCACACACAGTAACTGTTGCTTTTACACTATGTACTTGTATGTTTTTGAGGCTCTCTATACTTAATCTCTTATGATCACTTGTTAGCCCTTTTTGGTGCTATTCACAGACGTAACTATGATGATATCAAAGAATATGAGCAAACTCTTACTAAACAGATCATGAATGATCATACTTTCTTTGTTAATGTTTACTTGATACGGTTATAGTTTTTCTTTTTATTGTAATAAATTTTCTTTactttttatatgatttattttgaAAGTTGGATTCGGCCCCCTAGTTCAAATGTCTGTGTTCCGCCCATGTATGTGGAGTTCCATACTTGTGCTTCAATCCTTGTAATgggcctttcaaacttattttttgaaGGACTTCAGTTTGCTGACTCTTTTCTAGTGTATGCGCGGTATCACTTCCCCATGGTTGAGTTGACAATACCCTTATAGCACTTAATACCCCCATTGTTgccatataaataaataaataaataaataaataaataaataaactgatGACAGCTTCTTGTTACACCCATTATCACCATTTAATTTTCATACATCGCTACAAAAAATATGGATGAATTTAAATGTATTAGAAGAAATTCTTCTTCGCCAAACAAATGCTCATTATGTGTGATTGTAGAGTCATAATTGCTATTTTTCCATAACTAGTTCATATGGCTAACttcaaaacaaagaaaaaaatattttcattatatacaATTCCATACAACTTGTTTTTAACTATATTTAAGTGTAGCAAAATTTATCATTATTTACCAGATAATCAATTATCTAGTATTGTGAAAGAACAcctacaaacttaattcttatttggTGTAATGGTTGACCAAAGAAAACATGGGTTTTGATGTCCTGATCATCTGAAGCCTCGTTTGAACAATGTAAAGTGCGACTTATGTTGTGTTGATGCAGCTGGACTATGAAGATGTTTCCTATTATTTAATTTTCTTACATATATAAGA encodes:
- the LOC128128823 gene encoding protein GOS9-like; this translates as MYNLLLSTSFIFSFENTFRSNMAGNGVQVGPWGGKGGVNPWTFIPEGRICEIRISASGCVDSIRFTYKDRDNVKHHSETYGGDGGSPHTFTFADDENLIGISGTVGVYAGYTVITSLSFLTNKKKYGPYGTTQGTSFSLPVAKGSFGGFSGNYGDYLDSFSVILHPY